One genomic segment of Mytilus galloprovincialis chromosome 5, xbMytGall1.hap1.1, whole genome shotgun sequence includes these proteins:
- the LOC143074650 gene encoding trypsin-3-like, whose product MYTIFKLAVIVTAFLPDKTTQIVAGNDGAIEDFPFIAEIEQRPKRQEPWRHWCGAVIISETMLVTSAACLRGPMVNRRVRCGFENFADPNKQIRTIKHFKIFPHFDRNVNDDIGVQFDNNIGVIELHTPLKFGPRCQSIPYTTIKGSDGFKNCQISGWGYIDANKTELPDTLQFADISVLSNTKCNDLVDPIIPKTQICTYDFDNKKQPCNGDAGGPLTCEINGRRVLVGVFAWLFNECDAKNPSFYSHVAYYTSFIEKWTGITGIP is encoded by the exons ATGTACACAATATTTAAACTGGCTGTCATCGTTACAG CTTTTTTGCCCGACAAG ACTACCCAGATAGTTGCCGGAAATGATGGAGCTATTGAGGATTTCCCCTTTATCGCAGAAATTGAACAGCGTCCAAAACGTCAGGAACCCTGGAGACATTGGTGTGGAGCTGTTATTATCTCAGAAACTATGCTTGTTACTTCAGCAGCCTGTCTTAGAGGACC AATGGTAAACAGGCGAGTAAGGTGTGGCTTCGAGAATTTTGCAGatccaaataaacaaataagaacTATTAAACACTTCAAAATA TTTCCACATTTTGATAGGAACGTCAACGACGACATTGGCGTTCAATTTGACAATAACATAGGTGTTATTGAACTCCATACTCCTCTTAAATTTGGACCTAGATGTCAAAGTATCCCTTATACAACAATAAAAGGTAGTGATGGTTTTAAAAACTGCCAAATATCAGGATGGGGATATATTGATGCTAACA AAACAGAGTTACCAGACACTCTCCAGTTTgcagatatttcagttttatccAATACCAAATGTAATGACCTAGTAGATCCTATAATACCCAAGACTCAAATATGTACTTACGACTTCGATAATAAAAAGCAACCCTGCAAT GGTGATGCTGGTGGACCTTTGACATGTGAAATAAATGGACGTCGTGTTCTTGTCGGAGTGTTCGCATGGTTATTTAACGAGTGTGATGCTAAAAACCCGTCTTTCTATTCACATGTTGCCTATTATActtcttttattgaaaaatggACTGGTATAACAGGAATTCCTTAA